A stretch of Sinorhizobium meliloti DNA encodes these proteins:
- the tldD gene encoding metalloprotease TldD gives MDTNLMSLFDADEATVRKVLSETLAGADDGELFLEHAQAEVLSFDNGRLKGGSFNTDQGFGLRAVAGEAVGYAHAGELSLAALKRAADAVEQVTRGYSGSYAAAPQRTNKKLYGDENPIGEPSFETKVKLLQEIDAYLRAKEPKVRQVTATVAASWQVVDILRADGHRVHDVRPMTRINISVVVGEGDRQESGSFGIGGRRGFGDFITEENWKSGADEALRQALVNLEAIDAPAGTMDVVLASGWPGVMLHEAVGHGLEGDFNRKKTSAFAGLLGEQVAAKGVTVVDDGTIEARRGSISIDDEGTPSGYNVLIEDGKLVGYMQDRQNARLMGMEPTGNGRRQGYAHVPMPRMTNTYMLAGDRTPDEIISSVKRGIYAVSFGGGQVDITSGKFVFGCTEAYLIENGKVGAPVKGAMLIGNGPDAMKRVTMVGNDTKLDTGIGNCGKAGQWVPVGVGQPHLRMDQITVGGTQA, from the coding sequence ATGGACACCAACCTGATGAGCCTCTTCGATGCGGACGAGGCGACGGTCCGCAAGGTTCTCTCCGAAACGCTTGCCGGCGCCGATGACGGCGAGCTCTTCCTCGAACATGCGCAGGCGGAGGTGCTTTCCTTCGACAACGGCCGCCTGAAGGGCGGCAGTTTCAACACAGACCAGGGCTTCGGCCTGCGCGCCGTCGCCGGCGAAGCCGTGGGCTACGCCCATGCCGGCGAACTGTCGCTTGCGGCCCTGAAGAGGGCGGCGGATGCCGTGGAGCAGGTGACCCGAGGCTATTCCGGCTCCTACGCGGCAGCCCCGCAGCGCACCAACAAGAAGCTTTACGGCGACGAGAACCCGATCGGCGAGCCGAGTTTCGAGACCAAGGTCAAGCTGCTTCAGGAGATCGACGCCTATCTGCGCGCCAAGGAGCCGAAGGTCCGCCAGGTGACCGCGACGGTCGCGGCGAGCTGGCAGGTCGTGGATATTCTGAGAGCCGACGGGCACCGCGTCCACGATGTCCGGCCGATGACGCGGATCAATATCTCCGTCGTGGTCGGCGAGGGCGACCGTCAGGAAAGCGGCTCCTTCGGTATCGGCGGACGGCGCGGCTTCGGCGATTTCATAACCGAGGAAAACTGGAAAAGCGGAGCGGACGAGGCTCTGCGGCAAGCGCTCGTCAATCTCGAGGCGATCGATGCGCCGGCCGGCACCATGGACGTCGTGCTTGCCTCCGGCTGGCCGGGCGTCATGCTGCATGAAGCCGTCGGCCACGGCCTGGAAGGCGACTTCAACCGCAAGAAGACCTCCGCTTTCGCCGGGCTGCTCGGCGAGCAGGTCGCTGCGAAGGGCGTCACGGTCGTCGACGACGGCACGATCGAAGCCCGGCGGGGCTCCATCTCGATCGACGACGAGGGAACGCCTTCCGGCTACAATGTCCTGATCGAGGACGGCAAGCTCGTCGGATATATGCAGGACCGGCAGAACGCCCGCCTAATGGGCATGGAACCGACCGGCAACGGCCGCCGCCAGGGCTACGCCCACGTGCCGATGCCGCGCATGACCAACACCTACATGCTTGCCGGGGACCGCACGCCCGATGAAATCATCTCGTCGGTGAAGAGGGGCATCTATGCCGTCTCCTTCGGTGGCGGCCAGGTCGATATCACCTCAGGCAAATTCGTCTTCGGCTGCACCGAGGCCTATCTGATCGAGAACGGCAAGGTCGGAGCGCCCGTCAAGGGCGCGATGCTGATCGGCAACGGTCCGGATGCGATGAAGCGGGTGACGATGGTCGGAAACGATACGAAGCTCGACACCGGCATCGGCAATTGCGGCAAGGCCGGCCAATGGGTCCCGGTCGGCGTCGGCCAGCCGCACCTGCGCATGGATCAGATCACCGTCGGCGGCACGCAAGCCTGA
- a CDS encoding winged helix-turn-helix domain-containing protein, whose amino-acid sequence MTIRLSNRDARRIFLAKQGLSAAPHRALGKDGLLQLIHDIGFVQVDSIATVERAHHQILFSRNQTYRREHLAELLEKDGELFEHWTHDASIIPSTFFIYWKHRFKWESETLRERWRKWRGEDFDAGCEETYARIANNGAVMARHLKEDGHESGGWWNWHPSKTALEVLWRQGKLAIARRENFQKVYDLTERVIPARHYDGEVAHEEFIDWACRSALERLGFATHGEIAAFWDLVSPDEAKDWVAAHRDELCEIVIEPANGGKPRPSFAFAGFPDGLGDIPDPPARVRVLSPFDPLLRDRNRAERLFDFFYRIEVFVPEPKREYGYYVFPLLEGDRMIGRIDMKADRKRGSLDVRRLWLERGVKPSSGRMEKLMAELDRIARFAGVEEVKLLEGWNAALS is encoded by the coding sequence ATGACGATTCGCCTTTCCAATCGCGATGCCCGGCGCATCTTTCTCGCCAAGCAGGGGCTCTCGGCCGCGCCGCATCGCGCGCTCGGCAAGGACGGCTTGCTGCAATTGATTCACGACATCGGCTTCGTGCAGGTCGACAGCATAGCGACCGTCGAGCGGGCCCATCATCAGATTCTCTTTTCCCGCAATCAGACCTATCGCCGCGAGCATCTGGCCGAGCTCCTGGAAAAGGACGGCGAACTCTTCGAACATTGGACCCACGACGCTTCGATCATACCGAGCACCTTCTTCATTTATTGGAAGCATCGCTTCAAATGGGAGAGCGAAACGCTCCGCGAGCGCTGGCGCAAGTGGCGCGGAGAAGACTTCGATGCGGGCTGCGAGGAGACCTATGCGAGGATCGCGAACAATGGCGCCGTCATGGCGCGCCACCTCAAGGAGGACGGCCACGAATCCGGCGGCTGGTGGAACTGGCACCCGTCGAAGACGGCTCTCGAGGTGCTCTGGCGCCAGGGCAAGCTTGCGATCGCCCGGCGCGAGAATTTCCAGAAGGTCTATGATTTGACGGAACGCGTCATTCCCGCCCGCCATTACGACGGTGAGGTCGCGCATGAGGAGTTCATCGACTGGGCCTGCCGCAGCGCGCTCGAGCGGCTGGGCTTCGCCACCCACGGCGAGATCGCAGCCTTCTGGGATCTCGTGTCGCCGGACGAGGCGAAGGACTGGGTCGCCGCCCATCGCGACGAACTGTGCGAGATCGTCATCGAGCCTGCCAATGGCGGCAAGCCGCGCCCGTCCTTTGCCTTCGCCGGCTTTCCCGACGGGCTCGGCGACATTCCCGACCCGCCCGCCCGCGTCCGGGTGCTGAGCCCCTTCGACCCGCTGCTGCGCGACCGGAACCGGGCCGAACGGCTTTTCGACTTCTTCTACCGCATCGAGGTTTTCGTACCGGAGCCGAAGCGGGAATATGGCTATTATGTCTTCCCTCTGCTCGAAGGCGACCGGATGATCGGCCGCATCGACATGAAAGCCGATCGCAAGCGCGGAAGCCTCGACGTTCGGCGCCTCTGGCTGGAACGTGGCGTCAAACCCTCTTCGGGCCGGATGGAAAAACTCATGGCCGAACTCGACCGCATCGCCCGCTTTGCCGGCGTCGAGGAGGTCAAATTGCTCGAGGGCTGGAACGCTGCCCTTTCCTGA
- a CDS encoding energy-coupling factor ABC transporter ATP-binding protein — translation MEIRFTDCSVSFGERVALHPLSLALDERRVGVIGLNGSGKTTFARLINGLVKPTTGRVKVNGLDTVEDDRAVLTEAGFIFQNPQHQLIMPIVIDDIAFGLKNRGLPAHEISSRTEAVLARFGVSHLARRRVHELSGGETQLVAMASVIVTGPKILILDEPTNQLDLRNRRMVAETIDTLDEDTIVITHDLALAESAERVLLFHEGRLLADGAPDETIRRYHEVAGC, via the coding sequence TTGGAAATCCGCTTTACCGATTGCTCGGTCAGCTTCGGCGAACGGGTCGCGCTTCATCCTTTGAGCCTGGCCCTCGATGAGCGGCGGGTCGGCGTCATCGGTCTCAATGGCTCCGGAAAGACCACATTCGCACGGCTGATCAACGGGCTCGTCAAGCCGACGACCGGACGGGTCAAGGTCAACGGCCTCGACACGGTCGAGGACGACAGGGCGGTGCTCACTGAGGCCGGCTTCATCTTTCAAAATCCGCAGCACCAGCTGATCATGCCGATCGTCATCGACGATATCGCCTTCGGGCTCAAGAATCGCGGGCTGCCGGCGCATGAGATCTCGTCGCGGACCGAGGCGGTCCTTGCACGCTTCGGCGTCAGCCATCTCGCACGAAGGCGGGTGCATGAGCTTTCCGGAGGCGAAACGCAGCTCGTCGCCATGGCGAGCGTCATCGTCACCGGGCCGAAAATCCTGATCCTCGACGAGCCGACCAATCAGCTCGACCTCAGAAACCGCCGGATGGTCGCCGAGACGATCGACACGCTCGACGAAGACACGATCGTCATCACCCATGATCTGGCGCTTGCCGAGAGCGCCGAACGGGTCCTGCTCTTTCACGAGGGCCGCCTCCTTGCCGATGGAGCGCCGGACGAAACCATCCGGCGCTATCACGAGGTCGCCGGATGCTGA
- a CDS encoding energy-coupling factor transporter transmembrane component T family protein: MLTSLYVEGASWFHRVPVRAKLVALAVLSIALFATDSPFLLLPAFLLSGWLYLSLGLRPREALSRVGFVFFTILILAAVNLFLVPVPQVAALVLRLMALVLFAAAVTATTTIGAFMDEITIILKPLERLGLLRAADVGLALGLVLRFVPDIFTRYQALAEAHRARGLPVRPLTIIGPLIILTLKDADTIAAAIDARGFRRQ; this comes from the coding sequence ATGCTGACGAGCCTCTATGTCGAGGGAGCAAGCTGGTTTCACCGCGTGCCGGTGCGCGCCAAGCTCGTCGCGCTCGCCGTCTTGAGCATCGCGCTCTTTGCGACGGACTCACCCTTCCTGCTGCTACCTGCCTTTCTCCTCAGCGGCTGGCTTTATCTCTCGCTCGGGCTGAGACCGCGCGAAGCGCTGTCGCGCGTCGGTTTCGTTTTCTTCACCATACTGATCCTTGCCGCGGTCAATCTGTTCCTCGTTCCCGTGCCGCAGGTCGCAGCGCTCGTCTTGCGGCTGATGGCTCTCGTGCTCTTCGCCGCTGCGGTCACGGCGACCACGACGATCGGCGCTTTCATGGACGAGATAACGATCATTCTGAAGCCGCTGGAGCGCCTCGGTCTCCTGAGGGCGGCAGATGTCGGCCTGGCGCTTGGCCTCGTGTTGCGGTTCGTGCCCGATATCTTCACCCGGTATCAGGCACTCGCCGAAGCGCATCGGGCACGCGGGCTGCCGGTCCGGCCGTTGACCATCATCGGCCCGCTGATCATCCTGACGCTGAAAGATGCGGACACGATCGCGGCCGCCATTGACGCGAGGGGATTTCGCCGTCAATAA
- a CDS encoding biotin transporter BioY, producing MNTRDLVLVALFTAIIVVLGLVPPITLGFIPVPITAQSMGVMLAGCIIGAKRGALAFLLLVLLVAIGLPVLSGGRGGLAVLAGPSGGFIFGWAVAAFVTGLIAERFVKPATSEARQFAGFFLASVLGGIVVLYGIGVPWLSAVTGTPLAAAATGSLVFIPGDLLKAAIATLAARAVYAGYPLLPARV from the coding sequence ATGAATACCAGAGATCTCGTCCTCGTCGCGCTTTTCACTGCCATCATCGTCGTGCTCGGCCTCGTACCGCCGATCACGCTCGGCTTCATTCCCGTTCCGATCACGGCGCAGTCGATGGGCGTGATGCTCGCCGGCTGCATCATCGGCGCGAAGCGCGGCGCGCTCGCCTTCCTCCTCCTCGTCCTGCTCGTCGCCATCGGACTGCCGGTGCTCTCGGGCGGCCGCGGCGGGCTGGCCGTCCTCGCCGGTCCTTCCGGCGGGTTCATCTTCGGCTGGGCAGTTGCCGCCTTCGTCACCGGCCTGATCGCCGAGCGCTTCGTCAAGCCTGCGACTTCCGAAGCGCGCCAGTTTGCCGGCTTCTTCCTCGCCTCGGTCCTCGGCGGCATCGTCGTGCTCTATGGGATCGGCGTTCCGTGGCTTTCGGCCGTCACCGGCACGCCTCTCGCGGCCGCCGCAACCGGCTCGCTCGTCTTCATTCCGGGCGACCTGTTGAAAGCCGCGATCGCGACGCTCGCCGCCCGGGCCGTCTACGCCGGCTACCCGCTGCTGCCGGCGCGCGTCTGA